In a genomic window of Methanoregula sp. UBA64:
- a CDS encoding phosphoadenosine phosphosulfate reductase family protein, with protein MHPTYLGKILLRWCDRCHVPVLGKTCACGTATREVPLTPPGDARPAFPHDIALINRIYGEHFGAPLIAPGQLVLLNKVPDDDRMEEIIIGGGNAGSIRYLPKERCWEPIPRPEAYALFHPTKRVVTVEDGVAPFIRDKSMSLLRPGMISIDDAVREGDEVFIVTESGECIGVGRVKVNAAEARAMEKGQVVRTRRNVASAIVPGAATWDDAVRANAEILNQAEAEAIRFVQDVTAAYPLQPTISYSGGKDSLATLLVVRKALGNVPLLFADTGFEFPETCANIEAVREKYNAEVVRTNTSETFYRTLEREGPPAVNARWCCSVCKLLPVAETIRSTWGECLSFIGQRRYESLKRAESNRVWKNPTVKVQVSAAPIQDWTALHVWLYIFRENAPYNVLYGRGLDRIGCFMCPSSDMALIHMIEAEFPDLWEPWKEKLDSWQKENGLPGDWVESGAWRIREGVHAQQKRRHH; from the coding sequence ATGCACCCGACGTACCTGGGAAAGATCCTGCTGCGGTGGTGCGATCGCTGCCATGTCCCGGTCCTGGGAAAGACCTGCGCCTGCGGTACTGCGACCCGGGAAGTCCCGCTCACTCCCCCGGGCGATGCACGGCCGGCGTTCCCCCACGATATTGCCCTCATCAACCGGATCTACGGGGAACACTTCGGCGCTCCGCTCATTGCCCCGGGCCAGCTGGTCCTCTTAAACAAAGTTCCCGACGACGACCGGATGGAAGAGATCATCATTGGCGGAGGAAATGCCGGCTCCATCCGGTACCTGCCAAAAGAACGCTGCTGGGAACCGATCCCCCGTCCCGAGGCATATGCCCTCTTTCATCCCACAAAGCGCGTTGTTACCGTTGAGGACGGGGTTGCCCCGTTCATCCGCGACAAGAGCATGAGCCTTTTGCGCCCGGGAATGATCTCCATTGACGATGCGGTCCGGGAAGGAGACGAGGTCTTCATTGTCACGGAAAGCGGCGAATGTATTGGCGTGGGCAGGGTAAAGGTGAATGCCGCAGAAGCGCGGGCCATGGAGAAGGGCCAGGTTGTGCGGACCCGGAGGAATGTTGCCTCGGCCATCGTGCCGGGTGCGGCAACCTGGGACGACGCGGTCAGGGCCAATGCGGAGATCCTCAACCAGGCGGAAGCAGAGGCGATCCGGTTTGTACAGGACGTTACTGCCGCGTATCCTCTCCAGCCAACCATCTCGTACTCCGGGGGAAAGGACAGCCTTGCCACACTGCTTGTTGTCCGTAAGGCGCTCGGGAACGTGCCCCTGCTCTTTGCCGATACCGGCTTTGAATTCCCCGAGACCTGTGCGAATATAGAGGCAGTCCGGGAAAAATACAATGCGGAAGTCGTTCGCACAAACACCTCGGAAACATTCTACCGGACGCTCGAACGCGAAGGCCCGCCTGCGGTCAATGCCCGCTGGTGCTGCAGTGTCTGCAAGCTCCTGCCGGTAGCAGAGACCATCCGCTCCACGTGGGGCGAGTGTCTCTCTTTTATCGGCCAGCGCAGGTACGAGTCCCTCAAACGGGCAGAGAGCAACCGGGTCTGGAAGAACCCCACCGTAAAAGTCCAGGTATCTGCTGCCCCGATCCAGGACTGGACGGCCCTCCACGTCTGGCTGTACATCTTCCGCGAGAACGCCCCCTACAATGTCCTCTACGGGCGCGGGCTGGATCGGATCGGATGTTTCATGTGCCCGTCCAGTGATATGGCATTGATCCATATGATCGAGGCTGAGTTCCCCGACCTCTGGGAACCCTGGAAGGAAAAACTCGATTCATGGCAGAAAGAGAACGGTCTTCCCGGGGACTGGGTCGAGTCCGGGGCATGGAGGATACGGGAGGGAGTACATGCACAGCAAAAACGTCGTCATCATTGA
- a CDS encoding ArsR/SmtB family transcription factor encodes MTENVVVLEPGDERAQKIAKAMGSQTASDILTLLATGAKSLTDITEQLKIPLTTAKYHAENLLDAGLIIISETKYSVKGREVKMYALTDQLLIVAPKQTNVRSLLLKYTSLFGIVVVGTLAVIGLEPLLAGQGMWSETAPAAMTIRAPATGGAENQVYAAKAMADTNVLAPAFSPDLALAFFCGGVLVIFVLLCYEAYLWRKRR; translated from the coding sequence ATGACCGAGAATGTGGTAGTCCTGGAACCGGGCGACGAGCGGGCCCAGAAGATCGCAAAGGCAATGGGAAGCCAGACTGCAAGCGATATCCTTACCCTGCTTGCCACGGGAGCAAAGAGCCTCACCGATATCACCGAGCAGCTGAAGATCCCGCTGACTACTGCGAAATACCATGCCGAAAACCTGCTCGACGCCGGGCTCATCATCATTTCCGAGACAAAGTACAGCGTGAAGGGGCGGGAAGTGAAGATGTACGCGCTTACCGACCAGCTTTTGATCGTTGCGCCAAAACAGACCAATGTCCGCTCGCTCCTCCTGAAGTATACCTCGCTCTTTGGGATCGTGGTTGTGGGCACCCTTGCAGTTATCGGTCTTGAGCCGCTCCTTGCCGGACAGGGCATGTGGTCGGAAACAGCTCCTGCCGCGATGACGATCCGGGCACCCGCAACCGGGGGCGCGGAAAACCAGGTGTATGCTGCAAAAGCCATGGCCGACACAAACGTCCTGGCACCGGCCTTCTCGCCGGACCTTGCGCTGGCATTCTTCTGCGGCGGAGTACTTGTTATCTTTGTCCTGCTCTGCTACGAAGCATATCTCTGGAGAAAGCGCCGCTAA
- the hisH gene encoding imidazole glycerol phosphate synthase subunit HisH gives MHSKNVVIIDYGLGNLRSVMRGLEAAGAHATITGVPEEIAAADSIVLPGVGAFHEGMEQLGPVKDTLCEAVRDSVPLLGICLGMQMLMESSEEHGTYQGLGLVPGSVRRFPQEPGMKVPHMGWNTVRLAQPKNPLFDGLSGEQYMYFVHSYYATTTPAYTLTETDYILPFASSVFSGNVYGTQFHPEKSGAAGLRILKNFVGLV, from the coding sequence ATGCACAGCAAAAACGTCGTCATCATTGACTATGGCCTCGGGAACCTCAGGAGCGTGATGCGCGGGCTCGAAGCTGCCGGCGCCCATGCGACCATAACCGGTGTACCGGAAGAGATCGCAGCGGCCGACAGCATCGTGCTGCCCGGTGTCGGCGCATTCCACGAGGGGATGGAACAGCTGGGCCCGGTCAAGGATACCCTCTGCGAAGCGGTCAGGGACAGTGTGCCCCTTCTTGGGATCTGCCTTGGCATGCAGATGCTCATGGAGTCGAGTGAAGAGCACGGCACGTATCAGGGACTCGGGCTCGTCCCCGGGTCCGTGCGCCGGTTCCCGCAGGAACCGGGAATGAAGGTCCCCCACATGGGCTGGAACACCGTACGGCTCGCGCAGCCAAAAAACCCCCTCTTTGACGGACTTTCCGGAGAGCAGTACATGTACTTCGTCCATTCCTATTATGCAACGACAACCCCGGCATATACCCTTACGGAAACCGATTATATCCTTCCGTTTGCTTCATCGGTCTTTTCCGGGAACGTGTACGGCACCCAGTTCCACCCGGAAAAGAGCGGGGCCGCGGGCCTGCGGATTCTTAAAAATTTTGTAGGTCTTGTCTAG
- the alaS gene encoding alanine--tRNA ligase, producing the protein MFEEEYQLEYFKDQGFTRKICKSCGSPFWTRDPSRESCGDAACEPYTFIGNPVFKGHSVDEMREAYLSFFEKNGHTRIERYPVAARWRDDIYLTIASIADFQPFVTAGIVPPPANPLTISQPCIRLNDLDSVGRSGRHLTTFEMLAHHAFNTPTEEIYWKDHTVELCDQFLASIGGDLTKVTYKEHPWIGGGNAGPSVEVMIGGLEVATLVFMSLGRQKTSHPGYDLDGTMYYPIKLRIVDTGYGLERLVWASKGSPTIYDAVFPEMVSRVMSSAGISHLLDNKDYTKILALNAKFAGLMDISGPNLFNLRKKVAAAIDISPEKLDKMMTPIEKVYAIVDHTRCLAYMLGDCIVPSNVREGYLARLVIRRTLRMMNDFKMEDSLADLIEEQMKIIGMKKFQQDISIVREIVDREVVKYADTLDRGTRIVQKVAKTYKAKSQRVPLSEIVTLYDSHGIPPEMIKDIAQKEGAVIDLPDNFYSQIADMHSESKKEVTSDTTTQYAERVQGLPATKKLYYEQPEDIEFEGVVLDFFDGYAVLDQTLFYPEGGGQPADTGSLVGAESMARVDNVIKLGDVILHHISGGLLQRGERVKGMVDEERRFSLMRHHTATHILLHASQEVLGVHIHQAGAQKGAESSRIDIRHFKHITPEELRKIELAANRMVMANQPVEISIENRTKAEQEYGFTLYQGGVPQGKDIRIVKVAGDIEACAGTHCRSTGEIGVIKILRVEHIQDGIERIEFAAGNAAVYYIQHLEQIASASADTLSVQLENLPPTVTRFFSEWKDQKKDIERLSQKLVELEVQTIRPETIGGIPVVVKRVDLAPRELSTLATSLSANGGIALLAASGDTARVVLSSGDKRVNAGEIIGQVCSLLGGKGGGKQSMAQGGGPDLEKLDLALNVGRERILAALQ; encoded by the coding sequence ATGTTCGAAGAAGAATACCAGCTCGAATATTTCAAGGACCAGGGATTTACCCGGAAGATCTGTAAATCCTGCGGCTCCCCGTTCTGGACACGCGACCCATCCCGCGAGAGCTGCGGCGATGCGGCCTGCGAACCCTATACGTTTATCGGCAACCCTGTGTTTAAGGGGCATTCCGTTGACGAGATGCGCGAGGCTTACCTCTCCTTTTTTGAAAAGAACGGCCATACCCGCATCGAGCGCTACCCGGTGGCCGCACGCTGGCGGGACGATATCTATCTCACCATCGCCTCGATCGCCGACTTCCAGCCATTCGTCACGGCAGGGATCGTTCCCCCGCCGGCAAATCCCCTTACCATCTCCCAGCCCTGTATCCGGTTAAACGACCTCGATTCGGTCGGGAGATCGGGCCGGCACCTGACCACTTTTGAGATGCTCGCCCATCATGCGTTCAACACGCCGACCGAAGAGATCTACTGGAAAGACCACACCGTAGAACTCTGCGACCAGTTCCTTGCCTCAATCGGCGGCGATCTCACCAAGGTCACCTACAAGGAACACCCGTGGATCGGCGGCGGGAACGCGGGCCCGAGTGTAGAGGTCATGATTGGCGGCCTCGAAGTAGCAACCCTTGTATTCATGAGTCTCGGACGCCAGAAGACCAGCCACCCCGGCTACGACCTCGACGGAACCATGTATTACCCGATCAAGCTCCGGATCGTCGATACCGGGTACGGTCTCGAACGCCTGGTCTGGGCTTCGAAGGGCTCCCCTACCATCTACGATGCGGTCTTCCCCGAGATGGTAAGCCGTGTCATGAGCTCGGCCGGCATCTCCCACCTGCTCGACAACAAGGATTACACGAAGATCCTCGCCTTAAACGCGAAGTTTGCCGGGCTCATGGACATCTCCGGCCCCAACCTCTTCAACCTCCGAAAGAAGGTTGCGGCTGCTATCGATATCTCTCCTGAGAAACTCGACAAGATGATGACACCGATAGAAAAGGTGTACGCGATTGTGGACCACACCCGCTGCCTTGCGTATATGCTCGGAGACTGCATTGTCCCCTCGAATGTCCGCGAGGGCTACCTTGCACGACTTGTCATCCGCCGGACCCTGCGGATGATGAACGATTTCAAGATGGAGGACTCCCTTGCCGATCTCATCGAAGAACAGATGAAGATCATCGGGATGAAAAAATTCCAGCAGGATATCTCCATTGTCCGCGAGATCGTTGACCGCGAGGTCGTGAAATATGCCGATACCCTCGACCGGGGTACCCGGATCGTCCAGAAGGTTGCAAAGACCTACAAGGCAAAGAGCCAGCGCGTACCGCTCTCCGAGATCGTCACCCTGTACGATTCCCACGGCATCCCCCCCGAGATGATAAAGGACATTGCCCAGAAGGAAGGGGCAGTCATCGATCTCCCCGACAACTTCTACTCCCAGATTGCCGACATGCACTCCGAGTCAAAAAAAGAGGTTACCTCGGATACAACCACCCAGTACGCCGAGCGGGTACAGGGACTGCCGGCAACAAAAAAACTCTACTACGAGCAACCGGAGGATATTGAGTTCGAAGGCGTAGTTCTCGACTTCTTCGACGGCTATGCGGTACTTGATCAGACCCTCTTCTATCCCGAAGGCGGCGGCCAGCCGGCCGATACGGGAAGCCTTGTCGGCGCCGAGAGCATGGCCCGGGTCGACAATGTCATAAAACTCGGGGACGTGATCCTCCATCATATCAGCGGCGGACTTCTCCAGCGCGGCGAGCGGGTCAAAGGCATGGTCGATGAGGAGCGCCGGTTCTCGCTGATGCGCCACCATACGGCAACCCACATCCTCCTGCACGCTTCCCAGGAAGTGCTCGGCGTCCATATCCACCAGGCCGGGGCGCAGAAAGGAGCGGAGAGTTCGCGTATCGATATCCGGCATTTCAAGCATATCACGCCAGAAGAACTCCGTAAGATCGAACTTGCCGCCAACCGCATGGTCATGGCAAACCAGCCGGTCGAGATCTCGATCGAGAACCGGACAAAAGCCGAGCAGGAGTACGGTTTTACCCTGTACCAGGGAGGTGTCCCGCAGGGCAAGGACATCCGCATTGTCAAGGTCGCCGGCGATATCGAAGCCTGCGCCGGGACACACTGCCGGAGTACCGGGGAGATCGGCGTAATCAAGATCTTACGAGTCGAGCACATCCAGGACGGGATCGAGCGTATCGAGTTTGCGGCGGGTAATGCTGCGGTCTATTATATCCAGCATCTCGAACAGATCGCCTCTGCTTCCGCAGATACCCTTTCTGTCCAGCTCGAAAACCTTCCCCCGACCGTTACCCGGTTCTTTTCCGAATGGAAGGACCAGAAAAAAGATATCGAGCGCCTGAGCCAGAAACTCGTGGAACTGGAAGTGCAGACCATCCGGCCCGAGACAATCGGGGGCATTCCGGTCGTTGTTAAGCGTGTGGATCTTGCCCCCCGCGAGCTCTCAACGCTTGCAACCTCCCTTTCTGCAAACGGCGGCATTGCACTCCTCGCCGCATCCGGCGATACCGCCCGTGTGGTTCTCTCATCCGGTGACAAACGGGTAAATGCCGGCGAGATCATCGGGCAGGTGTGCAGTCTCCTTGGCGGGAAAGGCGGGGGAAAACAATCGATGGCACAGGGTGGCGGACCGGACCTGGAGAAACTCGATCTTGCCCTCAATGTCGGGCGCGAGCGCATCCTTGCGGCGCTCCAGTAG